The following proteins are co-located in the Phycisphaerales bacterium genome:
- a CDS encoding glycosyltransferase family 4 protein — protein sequence MIATVQSVLPDTARPTVALIFNVQTPYRLHLTRRLVDEVPGVRFCSLFTHDQADQAWEKQHHAEINPVYFGQGQPVVEIGQRKWFKRDWQKGGEIIAWLKANDVKAVFLGGYQDATRARLIAWCRLHKVPCYMVADSNSRGDLARGAKAVIKKLVVSSVVRAVSGFMVCGRLGAEYFANYGAKREKTFISPYEPDYSLIDQITDEQARTACRRHALRPHLKRIVTCCRLVDVKRVDLVIDAFANISAQRPDFELVVVGSGPNMQALKDRVPEHLRGRVIFTGFIGDQAEISAIYRASHVFALASDYEPWGVVINEAAAAGLAIVSTNVVGAAYELVKEGVNGRTVNKGNLDELTAALLEATDDRNLDRYRAASREVLADWRRTADPVDGMRLALAAAGVPNSGWKGTFATTLEPAPSREAPAESLSDSALGLPSPEAAIQA from the coding sequence ATGATCGCCACCGTCCAGTCCGTGCTCCCCGATACCGCCCGCCCGACGGTCGCGCTCATCTTCAACGTCCAGACCCCATACCGCCTGCACCTCACCCGCCGCCTGGTCGACGAGGTCCCCGGGGTCCGCTTCTGCTCCCTCTTTACCCACGACCAGGCCGACCAGGCCTGGGAGAAGCAGCACCACGCCGAGATCAACCCCGTCTACTTCGGCCAGGGCCAGCCCGTCGTCGAGATCGGCCAGCGCAAGTGGTTCAAGCGCGACTGGCAGAAGGGCGGCGAGATCATCGCCTGGCTCAAGGCCAACGACGTCAAGGCCGTGTTCCTCGGCGGCTATCAGGACGCCACCCGCGCCCGCCTCATCGCCTGGTGCCGCCTGCACAAGGTCCCTTGCTACATGGTGGCCGACAGCAACTCCCGCGGCGACCTCGCCCGTGGCGCTAAGGCCGTCATCAAGAAGCTCGTCGTCTCCTCGGTCGTCCGCGCCGTCTCTGGCTTCATGGTCTGCGGCCGCCTCGGCGCCGAGTACTTCGCCAACTACGGCGCCAAGCGCGAGAAGACCTTCATCAGCCCCTACGAGCCCGACTACTCGCTCATCGACCAGATCACCGACGAGCAGGCCCGCACCGCATGCCGCCGCCACGCCCTCCGCCCGCACCTCAAGCGCATCGTCACCTGCTGCCGCCTCGTCGACGTCAAGCGCGTCGACCTCGTGATCGACGCCTTCGCGAACATCAGCGCGCAGCGCCCCGACTTTGAGCTCGTCGTCGTCGGCAGCGGCCCGAACATGCAGGCCCTGAAGGACCGCGTCCCCGAGCACCTCCGCGGACGCGTCATCTTCACCGGCTTCATCGGCGACCAGGCCGAGATCTCCGCCATCTACCGCGCCTCCCACGTCTTCGCCCTCGCCTCCGACTACGAGCCCTGGGGCGTGGTCATCAACGAGGCCGCGGCCGCGGGTCTCGCCATCGTCTCCACCAACGTCGTCGGCGCCGCCTACGAGCTGGTGAAGGAAGGCGTCAACGGCCGCACGGTCAACAAGGGCAACCTCGACGAGCTCACCGCCGCGCTGCTCGAAGCCACCGACGACCGCAACCTCGACCGCTACCGCGCCGCGTCCCGCGAGGTGCTCGCCGACTGGCGCCGCACCGCCGACCCCGTCGACGGCATGCGCCTCGCGCTCGCCGCCGCGGGCGTCCCCAACAGCGGCTGGAAGGGCACCTTCGCCACCACCCTCGAGCCCGCCCCCTCCCGCGAAGCTCCGGCGGAGTCCCTCTCCGACTCCGCCCTCGGCCTGCCCTCCCCCGAGGCCGCCATCCAGGCCTGA
- a CDS encoding glycosyltransferase family 4 protein — MVTNVLTPYWVHLFLRFAREIPGVKIATCSLFEEGDQPWSLEEVAEIHPYCVGPGEGVRTRTLADTIADYRKAQRVTRWIQQSNIDAVVIGGYADVCRALVIRWCHKHNITVLVFADSNVRSTRPGGLKGWLKKWFLSAIRRMVDGVLVCGRNGADFFTFYNFPPECIHICPVEPDYQLIQSLTEADIAPVLARYNLDPARKRIVACSRLIDIKRVDLAIDAFASIATKRPDWDLVIVGSGPLEPQLKARVPAHLRSRVIFTGFVGSQKDVSAIYRASHVLVHPAEYEPYGLVICEAVAAGMAIVVSSITGAAPEVVGEGVNGRIFPVGNHRLLTTALLDATDERRNPVYRANSLGMLQDWRRRADPVRGLAAALAAMGLSIEALSQPDHPVAPLVQLATTAPMI, encoded by the coding sequence ATGGTCACCAACGTCCTCACGCCCTACTGGGTGCACCTCTTCCTCCGCTTCGCGCGCGAGATCCCTGGTGTCAAGATCGCCACCTGCTCGCTCTTTGAGGAGGGCGATCAGCCCTGGTCCCTGGAAGAAGTCGCGGAGATCCACCCGTACTGCGTCGGCCCCGGCGAGGGCGTCCGCACCCGCACTCTGGCCGACACGATCGCCGACTACCGCAAGGCCCAGCGCGTCACCCGCTGGATTCAGCAGAGCAACATCGACGCCGTCGTCATCGGCGGTTACGCCGACGTCTGCCGCGCTCTGGTCATCCGCTGGTGCCACAAGCACAACATCACCGTGCTCGTGTTCGCCGACAGCAACGTCCGCTCCACGCGCCCCGGCGGCCTTAAAGGCTGGCTCAAAAAATGGTTCCTCTCCGCCATTCGCCGCATGGTTGATGGCGTCCTCGTCTGCGGCCGCAACGGTGCCGACTTCTTCACCTTCTACAACTTCCCCCCCGAGTGCATCCACATCTGCCCCGTGGAGCCCGACTACCAGCTCATCCAGTCGCTCACCGAAGCGGACATCGCACCCGTCCTCGCCCGCTACAACCTCGATCCCGCCCGCAAGCGCATCGTCGCCTGCTCGCGCCTGATCGACATCAAGCGCGTCGACCTCGCTATCGACGCCTTCGCATCCATCGCCACGAAGCGCCCCGACTGGGACCTCGTCATCGTCGGCAGCGGCCCCCTCGAGCCGCAGCTCAAGGCCCGCGTCCCCGCCCACCTCCGCTCCCGCGTGATCTTCACCGGCTTTGTGGGCAGCCAGAAGGACGTCAGCGCCATCTACCGCGCTTCCCACGTGCTCGTCCACCCCGCGGAGTACGAGCCCTACGGCCTCGTCATCTGCGAGGCCGTCGCCGCCGGCATGGCCATCGTCGTCAGCTCCATCACCGGCGCCGCGCCCGAGGTCGTTGGCGAGGGCGTCAACGGCCGCATCTTCCCCGTCGGCAACCACCGCCTCCTCACCACCGCCCTGCTCGATGCCACCGACGAGCGCCGAAACCCTGTGTACCGCGCTAACTCCCTGGGCATGCTCCAGGACTGGCGCCGGCGGGCCGACCCAGTCCGCGGCCTCGCCGCCGCGCTCGCCGCGATGGGCCTCTCCATTGAGGCTCTCTCCCAGCCCGACCACCCGGTCGCGCCGCTGGTCCAGCTGGCGACCACGGCCCCAATGATCTAA
- a CDS encoding FeoA family protein, whose translation MGAGCDECCGAAGETPVVVTCGVSVGASAPRLGDSVKADTSGACAPVSYVALTTLKPGQTAVVRTTSLDAGDADLLRAMGLRLEARVRLCRLGEPCIVEVMGGGESCGRKGGCVCRIGLARPLAEKVLVGSVEGG comes from the coding sequence ATGGGCGCAGGCTGTGACGAATGCTGCGGGGCCGCGGGCGAAACGCCGGTGGTGGTGACGTGCGGGGTGTCTGTCGGGGCGTCGGCACCGCGTCTGGGCGACTCTGTAAAGGCGGATACGTCCGGAGCTTGCGCCCCGGTCTCGTATGTCGCGCTGACGACCCTCAAGCCCGGTCAGACGGCGGTCGTACGGACCACCAGTCTGGACGCTGGGGATGCGGACCTGCTGCGGGCTATGGGGCTGCGGCTGGAGGCGCGGGTGCGGCTGTGCCGGCTGGGCGAGCCGTGCATCGTTGAGGTCATGGGCGGGGGCGAGAGCTGCGGTCGCAAGGGCGGGTGCGTGTGCCGGATCGGGCTGGCGCGGCCGCTGGCGGAGAAGGTCCTCGTGGGCAGCGTCGAGGGCGGATGA